A portion of the Aphanothece sacrum FPU1 genome contains these proteins:
- a CDS encoding M61 family metallopeptidase produces the protein MTKATTIERTSIAKLTPTIHYQVAMVDPHCHLFQITLEINNWSDSVLNLKMPVWTPGSYLVREYARYIQDFSAQSTDQAQVLVSEKVSKNHWIINTENINNITVNYRVFANELTVRTNQLDRTHGYFNGAALFYFIPGLEKQPITVKIIVPDLQWNISTALPKVSGSSNQFYASDFDTLVDSPFEIGLHSVYEFEVLGKPHKYAIWGQGNVNPHKLIEDTKKIIETEAKLYGGLPYDDYLFILHLTNNGFGGLEHKNSCSLIYSRFGFRDKDKYNRFLQLVAHEFFHLWNVKRIRPKGLETFDYEQENYTPSLWFSEGTTSYYDLVIPFKAGIYDNQTFLGLLAKEITRFLSIPGRKVQPLKEASFDAWIKLYRRDNNSDNCQISYYLKGQLVSLLLDLLIRSKHKNKRSLDDVIRQMWEQFGKTEMGFTPEQLCQVIESVADLNLQDFWTRYLDTTEELPFNEYLDPFGLILKPIIDDNPIPYLGMRVQAENGKEIIKFVEVESPAKLAGIDPDDELLAIDGIRVRADQLNDRLKDYQTNDIISITVFHQDELQTFSVQLADPQPSRYEIVQKANPSDEQRQNLLGWLGQM, from the coding sequence ATGACCAAAGCTACCACGATTGAAAGAACAAGCATTGCTAAACTTACCCCAACCATTCATTATCAAGTTGCAATGGTTGATCCCCATTGCCATCTATTTCAAATCACCTTAGAGATTAATAATTGGTCAGATTCTGTCTTAAACTTAAAAATGCCTGTCTGGACACCAGGGTCATATTTAGTGAGAGAATACGCTAGATATATTCAAGATTTTTCTGCTCAATCGACAGATCAGGCTCAAGTATTAGTGAGTGAAAAAGTTAGTAAAAATCATTGGATTATTAATACTGAAAATATTAATAATATTACAGTTAACTATCGTGTTTTTGCTAATGAATTAACTGTCAGAACTAATCAGTTAGATAGGACTCATGGTTATTTTAATGGGGCAGCTTTATTTTACTTTATTCCAGGACTAGAAAAACAACCCATTACTGTTAAGATAATTGTCCCTGATCTTCAATGGAATATTAGTACAGCATTGCCTAAAGTATCGGGATCAAGCAATCAATTTTATGCCAGTGATTTTGATACCTTAGTTGATAGTCCCTTTGAAATTGGACTTCATTCAGTTTATGAATTTGAAGTATTAGGAAAACCCCATAAATATGCGATTTGGGGTCAAGGAAATGTTAACCCTCACAAGTTAATTGAAGATACAAAAAAAATAATTGAAACAGAAGCTAAATTATATGGGGGACTTCCTTATGATGATTACCTGTTTATTTTACATTTAACTAATAATGGTTTTGGAGGATTAGAGCATAAAAATTCTTGTTCTTTGATTTATTCTCGGTTTGGCTTTCGAGATAAAGATAAATATAACCGTTTTCTTCAATTAGTTGCTCATGAATTCTTTCATCTATGGAATGTTAAACGGATTCGTCCTAAAGGTTTAGAAACCTTTGATTATGAACAAGAGAATTATACTCCCTCTCTATGGTTTTCGGAAGGAACAACCAGCTATTATGATCTTGTAATTCCTTTCAAAGCTGGGATTTATGATAATCAAACTTTTTTAGGACTTTTAGCCAAAGAAATTACCCGTTTTTTAAGTATTCCAGGTAGGAAAGTTCAACCATTAAAAGAAGCAAGTTTTGATGCTTGGATTAAACTATATCGACGAGATAATAATAGTGATAATTGTCAAATTTCCTATTATCTTAAGGGTCAATTAGTCTCATTATTATTAGATTTATTGATTCGTTCAAAGCATAAAAATAAGCGATCTTTGGACGATGTAATCCGTCAAATGTGGGAACAATTTGGTAAAACAGAAATGGGTTTTACCCCAGAACAATTATGTCAAGTTATAGAGTCAGTTGCAGACCTTAATTTACAAGATTTTTGGACTCGTTATCTAGATACCACAGAAGAATTACCCTTTAATGAGTATTTAGACCCCTTTGGCTTAATTCTTAAACCTATCATAGATGACAACCCAATCCCCTATTTAGGAATGCGAGTCCAAGCAGAAAACGGTAAAGAAATTATTAAGTTTGTTGAAGTTGAATCCCCTGCTAAACTAGCAGGAATTGACCCAGATGACGAATTACTAGCAATTGACGGAATTCGAGTTCGTGCAGACCAATTAAATGATCG